One segment of Aquimarina sp. BL5 DNA contains the following:
- a CDS encoding ABC transporter ATP-binding protein, protein METLKELKEVRRIHNGLFEDKYMLDISQLTKIYPTPKGDYVVLDDLDLKVKHEEFISIIGHSGCGKSTLLTMIAGLNPISRGTIVADNQTIRGPGPDRGVIFQSPSLLPWMTAYDNVMLGVKQVFGHGTKKDRDDIVKYYLSKVGLEDAMYKKAKELSQGMQQRVGIARAFALKPKVLLLDEPFGMLDSLTRGELQDVLIEVWNQEKITAIMITHDVDESIFLADRVIMMTSGPRAKVGDILEIDFERPRLRKDVLEHPDYYKYREHLINFLEH, encoded by the coding sequence ATGGAAACATTGAAAGAATTAAAAGAGGTAAGAAGAATACATAATGGATTGTTTGAGGATAAGTATATGTTAGATATTTCTCAGTTGACTAAAATCTATCCAACACCTAAAGGAGATTATGTAGTTTTAGACGATCTTGATTTAAAAGTAAAACATGAAGAGTTTATCTCTATTATTGGTCACTCAGGTTGTGGTAAATCTACATTGCTCACTATGATTGCTGGACTTAATCCTATTTCTAGAGGAACAATTGTAGCGGATAATCAAACAATTAGAGGTCCTGGGCCTGATCGAGGAGTTATATTCCAGTCTCCTAGTTTGTTGCCCTGGATGACCGCATATGATAATGTGATGTTGGGTGTTAAACAGGTATTTGGACACGGAACGAAAAAAGATAGAGATGATATTGTGAAATATTATCTATCAAAAGTAGGTTTGGAAGATGCCATGTATAAGAAGGCAAAGGAATTGTCTCAAGGGATGCAACAACGTGTTGGAATTGCTAGAGCATTTGCACTGAAGCCAAAGGTATTGTTATTAGATGAGCCATTCGGAATGTTAGATTCTCTTACGAGAGGAGAATTGCAAGATGTGTTGATAGAGGTTTGGAATCAAGAAAAAATTACTGCTATCATGATTACTCACGACGTTGACGAGTCTATTTTTCTAGCAGATAGGGTGATTATGATGACAAGTGGGCCAAGAGCAAAAGTTGGAGATATACTGGAAATCGATTTTGAACGACCTCGTTTAAGAAAAGATGTTTTGGAGCATCCCGACTATTATAAATACAGGGAACATTTGATAAATTTTCTTGAGCATTAG